One stretch of Amycolatopsis tolypomycina DNA includes these proteins:
- a CDS encoding Bax inhibitor-1/YccA family protein, protein MRSSSNPAFRNLPSGGTQTYGQYGPPVGFNQPQGGVPGYGPGQAASGEGDRPMTVDDVVVKTGMSLGVALLVGVVTAIWAQVQITTTGRISGALLGAMLAGLVVGLVISLVIIFRQKPSGALTLTYSAAEGLFLGALSGVFQAIYPGIALQAIVGTAGVFIGMLVVYKTGAVKVTPKLTKWIVGATVGVAILMLFNLISSLAFGFNPLRGGGTIAIIFSLVCIGIAAFSFLLDFDQADRMIREGMPSKWAWYTAFGLMTTLVWLYLEILRLLSYFRE, encoded by the coding sequence GTGCGTTCCAGTAGCAACCCGGCGTTCCGCAACCTGCCCAGCGGCGGAACCCAGACTTACGGGCAGTACGGGCCCCCCGTGGGCTTCAACCAACCCCAGGGCGGCGTGCCCGGGTACGGGCCGGGCCAGGCCGCCTCCGGCGAGGGCGACCGGCCGATGACCGTCGACGACGTCGTCGTCAAGACCGGGATGTCCCTCGGCGTCGCGCTGCTCGTCGGGGTGGTCACGGCGATCTGGGCGCAGGTCCAGATCACGACGACCGGCCGGATCTCCGGCGCGCTCCTCGGCGCGATGCTCGCCGGCCTCGTCGTCGGGCTGGTCATCTCGCTCGTGATCATCTTCCGCCAGAAGCCCAGCGGCGCGCTGACGCTGACGTACTCGGCGGCCGAAGGCCTGTTCCTCGGTGCGCTGAGCGGTGTGTTCCAGGCGATCTACCCCGGCATCGCGCTGCAGGCGATCGTGGGCACCGCGGGTGTCTTCATCGGCATGCTGGTGGTCTACAAGACCGGCGCCGTGAAGGTCACGCCGAAGCTGACCAAGTGGATCGTCGGCGCCACCGTCGGCGTCGCGATCCTGATGCTGTTCAACCTGATCAGCTCGCTGGCCTTCGGCTTCAACCCGCTGCGCGGCGGCGGCACGATCGCCATCATCTTCAGCCTCGTCTGCATCGGCATCGCGGCGTTCAGCTTCCTGCTCGACTTCGACCAGGCCGACCGGATGATCCGCGAGGGCATGCCGTCGAAGTGGGCCTGGTACACCGCGTTCGGCCTGATGACCACGCTGGTCTGGCTGTACCTCGAGATCCTGCGGTTGCTCTCGTACTTCCGTGAGTAA
- a CDS encoding MSCRAMM family protein: MGWSTHPRAGARALTGLVAAALLGALSVTVGAAPAAAAGQEGIGYEVKPGQDMTPRPSRNWLGSYVVGGEQVFCVSFQLKAPDTDERYEPGDELLTKWGAKLPADQAANISYLLLRYGGTKEPAEAAALAHLLHSWTAAPRTAADLDPSLGADKIGYDAKYHLDLLPADAKAAVERLRTEAETDRGPWTASVTTPKGDQHPGEAAEWTVTVRNAKAKGVPDVPVKLTATDATLADGKATAATGNSSPQGAAKDVTLKTGADGTVTVKLTPTGDRPKLVAALSAPADRPYVRVPVDTKVQRVVSTGGEKELTAQGAVNVAKPGRVQVTKTDAKTGQGVGGAVLRITGKDRTSPALGQDGKPLLGADGKPAVVTTDGKTGGVTVENLRAPQEICVVEASPPPGYTNAFDPENPPSACGTVKPGDTLALTVTNKPNEVPRAIPAGDQPVARAQGVVETSYSVPGLAGLGLLVLLAAGLAGVAARRASRR; the protein is encoded by the coding sequence ATGGGGTGGTCGACACACCCGCGCGCGGGTGCTCGCGCGCTCACCGGTCTCGTCGCCGCGGCGCTGCTCGGCGCGCTCTCCGTGACGGTCGGGGCCGCGCCGGCCGCCGCGGCCGGCCAAGAAGGCATCGGCTACGAGGTCAAGCCCGGCCAGGACATGACCCCGCGGCCGAGCCGCAACTGGCTCGGCTCGTACGTCGTCGGCGGGGAGCAGGTCTTCTGCGTGAGCTTCCAGCTCAAGGCCCCCGACACCGACGAGCGGTACGAGCCGGGCGACGAGCTGCTCACGAAGTGGGGCGCGAAGCTGCCCGCCGACCAGGCGGCGAACATCTCCTACCTGCTGCTGCGCTACGGCGGCACGAAGGAGCCCGCCGAAGCCGCGGCGCTCGCCCACCTGCTGCACTCGTGGACCGCCGCCCCGCGCACGGCGGCCGACCTCGACCCGTCGCTCGGCGCGGACAAGATCGGCTACGACGCGAAGTACCACCTCGACCTGCTCCCCGCGGACGCCAAGGCGGCCGTGGAGCGGCTGCGCACCGAGGCCGAGACCGACCGGGGGCCGTGGACGGCGTCGGTGACCACGCCGAAGGGCGACCAGCACCCCGGCGAGGCCGCCGAATGGACGGTCACCGTGCGGAACGCCAAGGCCAAGGGCGTCCCGGACGTCCCGGTGAAGCTGACGGCGACCGACGCCACCCTGGCCGACGGGAAGGCCACCGCCGCCACCGGGAACTCGAGCCCGCAGGGCGCCGCGAAGGACGTCACGCTCAAGACGGGCGCCGACGGCACCGTGACGGTGAAGCTGACGCCGACCGGCGACCGGCCGAAGCTGGTGGCCGCGTTGTCCGCCCCGGCCGACCGGCCGTACGTGCGGGTGCCCGTCGACACCAAGGTGCAGCGCGTCGTCTCCACCGGCGGCGAGAAGGAACTGACCGCCCAGGGCGCCGTCAACGTCGCCAAGCCCGGCCGGGTCCAGGTGACCAAGACGGACGCGAAGACCGGCCAGGGCGTCGGCGGCGCCGTCCTGCGGATCACCGGCAAGGACAGGACGTCGCCCGCACTCGGGCAGGACGGCAAGCCGCTCCTCGGGGCCGACGGCAAGCCCGCGGTCGTCACCACCGACGGCAAGACCGGCGGTGTGACGGTCGAGAACCTCCGTGCGCCGCAGGAGATCTGCGTCGTCGAGGCGAGCCCGCCGCCGGGTTACACGAACGCCTTCGACCCGGAGAACCCGCCGTCGGCCTGCGGCACCGTCAAGCCGGGCGACACCCTCGCGCTGACCGTGACGAACAAGCCGAACGAGGTCCCGCGCGCGATCCCGGCGGGCGACCAGCCGGTCGCGCGGGCGCAGGGCGTCGTCGAGACGAGCTACTCCGTGCCGGGCCTGGCCGGGCTCGGCCTGCTCGTGCTGCTGGCGGCCGGGCTGGCCGGCGTCGCCGCACGGCGGGCGTCCCGGCGGTAA
- a CDS encoding class F sortase — translation MARHDGDWRGEDWFVDEWHRGTGWAAVDDEPGDRPDPFARKPGRGRLLAGFALGAATVLAVQYGPAVLTAAPVAVVTGTALPAAQTPSSPSSPAPQQQRPGTVRLPGGGTATLVRADLGPDGELPVPTDLGQATWWGASLDAASGASVFAGHVNWRGATGPFAELWHARIGAEVTIVDSAGKTWRYRIAQLVTVHKSDLPARADYLFGPSGPHRVVLVTCGGRWVGGSDGYEENRVVVADPA, via the coding sequence GTGGCGCGGCACGACGGCGACTGGCGCGGCGAGGACTGGTTCGTCGACGAATGGCACCGGGGCACCGGCTGGGCGGCCGTCGACGACGAGCCCGGCGACCGCCCGGATCCGTTCGCGCGCAAGCCCGGCCGGGGCCGGCTGCTCGCAGGCTTCGCGCTCGGTGCGGCGACGGTGCTCGCGGTGCAGTACGGCCCCGCCGTGCTCACCGCGGCCCCCGTGGCCGTCGTGACCGGCACGGCGCTGCCCGCCGCGCAGACGCCGTCGTCGCCGTCGTCGCCGGCGCCGCAACAGCAGCGGCCGGGCACCGTCCGGCTGCCCGGCGGCGGGACGGCGACACTCGTGCGCGCGGACCTCGGCCCGGACGGCGAGCTGCCGGTGCCCACGGACCTCGGGCAGGCGACGTGGTGGGGCGCGTCACTCGACGCGGCGAGCGGGGCGAGCGTGTTCGCCGGCCACGTGAACTGGCGGGGCGCGACCGGGCCGTTCGCCGAGCTGTGGCACGCGCGGATCGGCGCCGAAGTGACCATTGTGGACAGTGCAGGCAAGACGTGGCGGTACCGCATCGCGCAGCTGGTCACGGTGCACAAGAGCGACCTGCCTGCCCGGGCGGACTACCTGTTCGGCCCGTCCGGCCCGCACCGCGTGGTGCTGGTGACGTGCGGCGGCCGCTGGGTCGGCGGGTCGGACGGCTACGAGGAGAACCGCGTCGTCGTCGCGGACCCGGCCTAA